A region from the Vicia villosa cultivar HV-30 ecotype Madison, WI linkage group LG3, Vvil1.0, whole genome shotgun sequence genome encodes:
- the LOC131655189 gene encoding zinc finger protein CONSTANS-LIKE 4-like, translating to MSSKLCDSCQSATATLYCRPDSAFLCAACDSKVHAANKLASRHPRVTLCEVCEQAPAHVTCKADAAALCISCDRDIHSANPLAARHERLPITPLLESTFSQSEKPLHNNKHYDDSINDEAEAASWLITDPKADLNSSPYIFSDSEAIPFMDLDYGVIEHKNVDGVVPDHANFDLFAFAFKNNNVQSHTEVETPTPSQSQISHSVVSSSMEVGVVPDGDVVSEISNGGYVKAVAADREAKVMRYREKRKNRRFEKTIRYASRKAYAETRPRIKGRFAKRTGAVDSTGGYGVVPSC from the exons ATGTCTTCCAAACTCTGTGACTCATGCCAATCCGCCACCGCGACTCTCTACTGCCGCCCTGACTCCGCCTTCCTCTGCGCCGCCTGTGACTCCAAAGTTCACGCCGCTAACAAACTCGCCTCCCGCCACCCTCGCGTCACTCTCTGCGAAGTCTGCGAGCAAGCACCTGCACATGTCACGTGTAAAGCCGACGCCGCCGCTCTCTGCATCTCCTGCGACCGTGACATCCACTCTGCTAATCCCCTCGCCGCTCGCCACGAGCGTCTTCCTATTACTCCTCTCTTAGAATCCACCTTTTCTCAATCCGAGAAACCGCTTCACAATAACAAGCACTACGATGATTCTATTAACGATGAAGCCGAAGCTGCTTCGTGGTTGATAACCGATCCTAAGGCGGATCTAAACTCATCTCCTTATATATTCTCAGATTCCGAAGCTATTCCGTTTATGGATCTTGATTACGGTGTTATCGAACATAAAAACGTCGACGGTGTAGTTCCCGATCACGCTAACTTTGATCTTTTCGCTTTTGCTTTCAAAAACAACAACGTGCAGTCACATACGGAGGTAGAGACACCGACGCCGTCACAGTCGCAGATTAGTCACAGT GTGGTGTCATCGTCGATGGAGGTCGGAGTTGTTCCCGACGGAGATGTTGTATCGGAGATATCAAACGGTGGATACGTCAAGGCGGTGGCGGCGGATCGGGAAGCGAAGGTAATGAGGTATagggagaagaggaagaatcgaAGGTTCGAGAAGACTATTCGTTACGCTTCTCGTAAAGCTTATGCGGAAACTAGGCCAAGGATCAAAGGGAGGTTTGCGAAGCGTACCGGTGCTGTTGATTCTACTGGTGGATACGGCGTCGTTCCCTcttgttaa